One stretch of Eupeodes corollae chromosome 2, idEupCoro1.1, whole genome shotgun sequence DNA includes these proteins:
- the LOC129948333 gene encoding elongation of very long chain fatty acids protein 7-like isoform X1, translating to MVNFIEKYFDVTPDPRSADWFLIGSLKQTCLIVACYAFFVKKLGPSLMKNRKPFELRTIIRIYNISQICINGYLVFKASPYILGRSIWTGRCFSVDESNPETERYTLWLSYTYCLVKILDLLDTVFFVLRKRYNQVSFLHFYHHLLLALLAPVVYHYNPNGHMGVMGYINSIVHTVMYFYYFLSNLSPNMKNSIWWKKYITLMQMGQFVFLTGFFLYPLINGEFCGYPFKFLYFALAQNFVFMILFSNFYIKTYVTKAKLKPN from the exons ATCCACGATCTGCGGACTGGTTTCTTATTGGATCCCTTAAACAAACCTGCCTCATTGTGGCGTGTTATGCtttctttgttaaaaaattgggtCCCAGTTTgatgaaaaatagaaaacccTTCGAGTTGAGAACGATTATAAGAATTTACAACATTTCTCAAATATGCATAAACGGCTATTTGGTGTTTAAG GCCTCACCTTATATACTGGGGCGATCCATATGGACTGGACGATGTTTTTCTGTCGACGAAAGTAATCCTGAAACAGAAAGATATACATTATGGCTTAGCTATACATACTGCTTGGTTAAAATTCTTGATCTTTTAGACACTGTTTTCTTTGTGCTGAGAAAACGTTACAATCAGGTGTCTTTTCTGCATTTCTATCATCACCTTCTATTAGCACTATTAGCTCCTGTAGTCTATCATTATAATCCAAATGGTCATATGGGTGTAATGGGCTACATCAACAGTATTGTACATACAGTTATGTACTTTTACTACTTTCTATCGAATCTTAGCCCGAATATGAAAAATTCCATTTGGTGGAAAAAATACATAACTTTAATGCAAATGGGACAGTTTGTGTTTCTAACGGGATTCTTCTTGTATCCATTGATCAATGGGGAGTTTTGCGGGTATCCATTTAAATTTCTCTATTTTGCACTAGcgcaaaactttgtttttatgattttatttagtAATTTCTATATCAAAACTTATGTGACAAAAGCTAAACTGAAGCCAAATTAA
- the LOC129948333 gene encoding elongation of very long chain fatty acids protein 7-like isoform X2 gives MVNFIEKYFDVTPDPRSIKLDLMGSPLQILIILTIYVCFVKKWGPLLMKNRKPFELKAVIIVYNIFQVLINGYLVYAATPLLLYHRDWVGSCLRIDETDPEIEKFHMRLSYLFCMIKILDLCDTIFFVLRKHYQQISFLHLYHHLMVGTAACLIFRYVPNGHLGITGYVNSFVHTIMYVYYLISILSPNLKQSIWWKKYITVMQMVQFVFVSLYILYPWMKGQNCGYPFKLLPFALLQNFVLLYLFSNFYIKTYRSTAKSSQ, from the exons ATCCCAGGTCAATAAAATTGGATCTTATGGGATCACCTCTGCAGATATTAATTATTCTTACGAtatatgtttgttttgtaaagaaatgGGGTCCATTGTTGATGAAAAACCGGAAGCCCTTTGAACTAAAAGCTGTCATTATAGTCTACAATATATTTCAAGTTCTTATCAACGGCTATTTAGTCTACGCG GCAACTCCCTTGCTTCTGTACCACAGAGATTGGGTCGGAAGTTGTTTGAGAATCGACGAGACCGACcccgaaattgaaaaatttcacatGAGGCTTTCGTATTTATTTTGCATGATTAAAATTCTTGATCTTTGCGATACAATATTCTTTGTTCTACGTAAACATTACCAACAAATATCATTCCTTCATTTGTATCATCATTTAATGGTCGGCACAGCAGCTTGCCTTATCTTCAGATATGTTCCCAATGGACATCTTGGAATAACGGGCTATGTTAACAGTTTTGTGCACACAATCATGTACGTCTACTATCTAATATCCATCCTTAgtccaaatttaaaacaatcaatttgGTGGAAGAAATACATTACAGTGATGCAAATGGTGCAGTTTGTGTTTGTATCATTGTACATTTTGTATCCTTGGATGAAAGGGCAAAATTGTGGATATCCGTTTAAGTTATTGCCATTTGCAttgcttcaaaactttgtgTTGCTATACctgtttagtaatttttatattaagacCTATAGGTCAACAGCGAAATCAAGCCAATAA